TCTTCATCGTTGAGATTGAGGTCGAGATCTTCAGCGATCATCGGGCCGAATTCGGCGCCGATGTACCACGAATTATCTCGTGCGAGGGCAGGCGACGCAAGGGCCGTAGAGGCCATCGCCATTCCTAGGACGAAATTCCGCATTATTTATTTCCCCTTTTTGCGAATTGGAGCCACCGAGTGGTGGTTATCTAACTTTCCCGCTCACACGTGGCAAGCAGGCATTGGACGGGAACTGTTGCAAGAATGTCGCGATTCCCGTCGAAATACAAAGCTGTCCGAGCGATATCTCACTCTCGGACATCACTCAAACGACGTCTTTGGAATACGGTTCCAAACTATCAAGCGAATAAGCCGTATTGCCTTAGTAGCGCGATCAAATCCTCGATCGCTGTTCGCGCCTGTACGTCGATAAAGTCGCCATCAGCGGGAATAGTTGGCGCTTCAAGGCGTTGCCAGCCGTCCCGGTAAACCAGGGAAGACGCGCTCGACCGCTCATGAACAACAAGCCCGGCAGTAGGCGACGCGAAGGTCCATTGACTGTCGATCCACCCCGCGAGTGAATCGGTATGCCCGATCCAGTCGTCTGTCGGCTGCTCACCAACAATATAACACGACCCGGAAACCGGCGTTTCAGGTGG
This DNA window, taken from Qipengyuania seohaensis, encodes the following:
- a CDS encoding DUF2793 domain-containing protein, coding for MSQSTGFSSSTPRHQLPFLYSGQAQREFFVNEALSRIDMLLNPVVEQVLSTPPETPVSGSCYIVGEQPTDDWIGHTDSLAGWIDSQWTFASPTAGLVVHERSSASSLVYRDGWQRLEAPTIPADGDFIDVQARTAIEDLIALLRQYGLFA